A genomic region of Raphanus sativus cultivar WK10039 chromosome 6, ASM80110v3, whole genome shotgun sequence contains the following coding sequences:
- the LOC130495502 gene encoding uncharacterized protein LOC130495502, translating into MHIYASCGVWKFSPLKGWEFAVDEKKRGRVLVVELTSSFEYLRILAFDDFGIDQNEFELELSYLPMELIGAVDCPPVIIANDRQVKKHIQDFEVDMKESNSPFREKGEPSSFPPQDDDGSSSESSQDVEEDDVVVSTAEEDPKENSVRFSLVDVVKRGETFQNKSLLKAALEMSAMKHHFDYKVVKSDRKLWYIRCIDNHCNWSVRAEGLSGSTYFIIKKYVADHTCAASSMKNGGRTASAKTIGSLIMHRYEGVKEGPKVNDIIQIMRMDHGCEISKSLAWDAREFAINMVRGIPEKSFEKIPKYLHMLKEANPGTHTFYETDVDGRFRFLFVSFGQSVRGFHTAMRKVLVVDGTFLKSKYKGVLLVATALDGNSNLYPIAFAVVDSENDRSWDWFMRELQVVVADDRSLAFVSDRNSSLCKAIENVYPLAEHGICIHHLLNNVVTHYRGNGMVGLIAKASKAYRVVDFRTRFEAVCNISPAIGKYLVDADVRKWARCRFQGFRYDIRTTNPAESINSALRSPREYPVIPLLDSIREMLTRWFFERRTKSRKHTKPLTIRIEKKIDRRITKGRTFLVQPVNEHRFLVRGDTFDCLVDLDRRTCSCGKYDLLKIPCRHAIKAGLTVGRSPSSLTDDMYTTSTWRTAYQETINPIGVPEDSWVVPNEVEIASVLPPESRRGAGRRRKRRYETVEDKLRSSQRGQEKKRRRCSRCGEENHNRATCDRAI; encoded by the exons ATGCATATTTATGCTTCTTGTGGGGTGTGGAAATTCAGTCCCCTTAAAGGATGGGAATTTGCTGTTGATGAGAAGAAACGGGGTAGAGTATTGGTTGTGGAGTTGACAAGTTCCTTTGAATATCTAAGGATTTTGGCTTTTGATGATTTTGGAATAGACCAAAACGAGTTTGAGCTGGAGTTAAGCTACTTACCTATGGAGTTAATCGGTGCAGTAGACTGTCCGCCAGTGATCATTGCGAATGATAGACAAGTCAAAAAACATAT CCAAGACTTTGAAGTTGATATGAAGGAATCCAACTCGCCTTTCAGAGAGAAAGGTGAACCTTCCTCGTTTCCACCTCAAGATGACGATGGTAGTTCATCTGAATCAAGCCAGGatgttgaagaagatgatgttgtCGTCTCAACTGCAGAAGAAGATCCTAAGGAAAACAGTGTTCGGTTTTCTTTGGTGGATGTTGTGAAGAGAGGTGAAACCTTTCAAAACAAATCGCTGTTGAAAGCAGCGTTGGAAATGTCAGCGATGAAGCATCACTTCGATTACAAAGTTGTGAAATCGGACAGAAAACTTTGGTACATCAGATGCATTGACAATCATTGCAACTGGAGTGTTCGTGCTGAGGGGTTATCAGGATCCACATATTTCATCATCAAAAAATATGTGGCGGATCATACATGTGCTGCGTCGAGTATGAAAAATGGTGGTCGGACAGCTTCTGCGAAAACTATTGGGAGTCTAATAATGCATAGGTACGAGGGTGTGAAAGAAGGTCCCAAAGTTAACGATATCATACAGATTATGAGAATGGATCATGGATGTGAGATATCTAAGTCCTTAGCATGGGATGCTCGagagtttgcaattaatatggTCCGAGGTATTCCGGAGAAGAGTTTTGAAAAAATTCCGAAATACTTGCACATGCTGAAAGAAGCTAATCCAGGAACACACACGTTTTATGAGACTGATGTTGATGGTAGATTCCGATTTCTCTTTGTTTCGTTTGGGCAATCTGTGCGAGGTTTTCACACAGCCATGCGAAAAGTTCTTGTTGTCGATGGGACATTTTTGAAGAGCAAATACAAAGGGGTATTACTTGTTGCGACAGCTTTAGATGGAAACTCTAACTTGTATCCTATTGCATTTGCGGTTGTGGACTCAGAAAATGATCGCTCGTGGGATTGGTTTATGAGAGAGCTACAAGTTGTTGTAGCTGACGACCGTTCCCTAGCTTTTGTATCAGACAGAAATAGCTCACTTTGTAAGGCGATTGAGAATGTATATCCTCTTGCTGAACACGGAATCTGCATTCACCATTTGTTGAATAATGTGGTCACACATTACAGAGGAAATGGAATGGTTGGATTGATTGCAAAAGCTTCTAAAGCTTATAGAGTCGTTGATTTTCGGACGCGATTCGAAGCTGTGTGCAATATCAGTCCAGCTATTGGAAAATATTTGGTTGATGCAGATGTTAGAAAGTGGGCTCGCTGTCGGTTTCAAGGATTCAGGTACGACATCAGGACGACAAACCCGGCTGAATCAATCAACTCAGCTTTGCGCTCACCAAGAGAGTATCCAGTCATTCCGTTGTTGGATAGCATCAGAGAAATGCTAACTCGTTGGTTCTTTGAACGTCGGACAAAAAGCAGGAAGCATACAAAACCATTAACTATCCGCATCGAGAAAAAGATAGATAGGCGGATTACCAAGGGTAGAACGTTTCTTGTGCAACCAGTTAACGAGCATCGTTTCTTGGTTCGTGGAGATACATTTGACTGCCTGGTTGATTTGGACAGAAGAACTTGCTCATGTGGGAAATATGACCTGCTTAAAATTCCATGTAGACACGCCATCAAAGCAGGTTTAACAGTTGGCCGATCCCCATCCTCACTAACGGATGACATGTACACTACTTCCACATGGAGAACAGCTTATCAAGAAACTATCAATCCAATAGGTGTTCCTGAAGATAGTTGGGTTGTTCCAAATGAAGTTGAAATTGCTAGTGTACTACCGCCTgaatcaagaagaggagcaggaaggagaagaaaacgCAGATACGAGACAGTTGAAGACAAGCTTCGTTCGTCCCAACGAGGTCAAGAAAAAAAGAGGCGCAGATGCAGTCGATGTGGCGAAGAGAATCATAACAGGGCTACATGTGACAGAGCTATTTAG
- the LOC108839345 gene encoding uncharacterized protein At4g04775-like: protein MSSSSISSSRFPRISTHGVPSRCWCGEGITTFASSTTENRYRRFYRCEVAIHKKSENHLFKWIDEALLDEIREVDAKHDRVSRRLARVEHEMTQKMNEKVTLEIARVEHEMTQKMNEKVIVEIARVQEEIQKKLKIATVAMVLVGAIAVMWTSHTV, encoded by the exons ATGAGCAGTTCGTCAATTTCCTCCTCTCGTTTTCCTCGAATTTCAACTCATGGTGTCCCTTCAAGATGCTGGTGTGGGGAGGGCATAACCACTTTTGCATCTTCGACGACGGAGAATCGGTATCGAAGATTCTACCGATGCGAAGTTGCAATACAT AAAAAATCTGAGAATCATCTATTTAAATGGATTGATGAAGCTTTGCTTGACGAGATACGAGAAGTAGATGCGAAACATGATAGGGTTTCTCGACGGCTTGCTAGAGTTGAACACGAGATGACACAGAAGATGAATGAGAAGGTGACGTTGGAGATTGCTAGAGTAGAACATGAGATGACACAGAAGATGAATGAGAAGGTAATAGTGGAGATTGCTAGAGTCCAAGAAGAGATACAAAAGAAGCTAAAGATTGCGACAGTGGCGATGGTACTTGTCGGAGCCATCGCAGTGATGTGGACTTCTCATACTGTCTGA
- the LOC130496053 gene encoding uncharacterized protein LOC130496053: MTVDQLPKCLFKEGTETQVEKVNNTCRTSILEEVEKYVEAEYKEVLADPLFAQVMAIYEHKLQYSGRLIHTFACKQLLTAKRHELWFHYARRPLRFAMQEFHAVTGLKYKDDEPDLGIDDWSYDKGFWGRLLRREKKISLQEIRKVHLKDCNTWSHLDRLRMVYLCVIVGLVMAKDERVCIPHKYIKLVMDFEKMRKYPWGRDSFDLLVKSMIEARGKVKKQNSYVVDGFSYALQIWLMEAIPDIGSLLGQKLREGVTSMRCRNWKGSAKVSYDDIISMESNFASTGNVFPYISSTGNCKIIVDAGFERDDEMKDERVDLIIDMYEQKYDWSKHVWQHQETVQAFVYSSDEDGSEEEVARESRDTGREEVETVRVSPAKKRKNKYQDIGAESRKKRLLSQRSADKYRDVEEEMKSYIQGMFKSSFTSLALEVRDIIEDRFTKLEEKLLSSQKTGPSPAPTPSYTPGPVLASTDAPTTVAASTFDLTSASTRTGAPQKTSRAPASSRGRGSASSRGRGSASTRSRESAPSHTGAPADAAKTRSQTKVNKK; this comes from the exons ATGACGGTGGATCAGTTGCCTAAATGCCTATTCAAAGAGGGTACCGAAACACAAGTTGAGAAGGTGAACAACACTTGTAGAACTTCTATACTTGAGGAGGTGGAGAAGTACGTTGAGGCAGAGTACAAAGAAGTGTTGGCTGATCCGCTGTTTGCTCAGGTTATGGCAATTTATGAGCATAAGCTTCAGTATTCGGGGAGACTGATCCACACCTTTGCTTGTAAGCAGCTTCTTACCGCAAAACGTCATGAGTTGTGGTTCCATTATGCTCGGAGGCCTCTCAGATTTGCGATGCAAGAATTCCATGCGGTTACTGGTCTGAAATACAAAGACGACGAGCCTGACTTGGGTATTGATGATTGGAGCTATGATAAAGGGTTTTGGGGTAGGTTGCTAAGGAGGGAAAAAAAGATTAGCTTACAGGAAATCAGGAAGGTGCATCTGAAGGATTGTAATACCTGGTCTCATCTCGACAGGCTTAGGATGGTGTATTTGTGTGTGATCGTTGGTTTAGTTATGGCGAAGGATGAGAGGGTTTGCATCCCACACAAGTACATCAAGCTGGTTATGGATTTCGAGAAGATGAGGAAATATCCATGGGGTCGTGACTCCTTTGATTTGCTGGTGAAATCCATGATCGAAGCTAGGGGCAAAGTGAAGAAGCAGAACAGTTATGTTGTAGATGGATTCTCATATGCACTACAGATTTGGTTGATGGAGGCTATTCCAGACATCGGGTCTCTTTTGGGTCAGAAGCTCAGAGAAGGCGTCACTAGCATGCGATGTAGGAACTGGAAAGGATCTGCTAAGGTTTCTTATGACGATATTATTAGCATGGAGTCTAATTTTGCATCCACT GGAAATGTATTTCCATACATCTCTTCTACTGGAAATTGCAAGATCATTGTTGATGCTGGATTTGAACGGGACGATGAGATGAAAGATGAAAGAGTCGATCTCATCATTGACATGTACGAACAGAAGTATGACTGGAGTAAACATGTTTGGCAGCATCAGGAAACTGTCCAAGCATTTGTGTACAGTTCTGATGAAGATGGTTCAGAGGAAGAAGTGGCTCGTGAGTCGCGTGACACTGGACGGGAAGAAGTTGAAACCGTCCGTGTGTCTCCTGCAAAGAAGCGAAAGAACAAGTATCAGGACATTGGAGCCGAGTCAAGGAAGAAGAGGTTACTTTCCCAAAGATCAGCTGACAAATATAGAGATGTTGAAGAGGAAATGAAGTCTTATATCCAGGGTATGTTTAAGTCTTCATTTACTTCCTTGGCGCTTGAGGTACGTGACATAATTGAAGACCGCTTCACCAAATTAGAGGAGAAGTTGCTTTCATCTCAGAAAACTGGTCCTTCTCCTGCTCCTACTCCATCTTACACTCCTGGTCCTGTTCTAGCTTCTACTGATGCTCCTACTACTGTTGCGGCTTCTACCTTTGATCTTACTTCGGCTTCTACTCGCACTGGTGCTCCTCAAAAGACTTCTCGTGCTCCTGCTTCTTCTCGCGGTCGAGGTTCTGCTTCTTCTCGGGGCCGAGGTTCTGCTTCTACTCGCAGTCGAGAGTCGGCTCCCTCTCACACTGGTGCTCCTGCAGATGCTGCAAAGACAAGGTCACAGACAAAGGTAAACAAGAAGTAG